The nucleotide sequence ACTACGTTTTCTTGAATCATTTTCATAGTTAAAATTCCGTCATTTTGAGGCTCTTGCTCTTCATTTTCTGTGTCGGTAGCGATCTCAGTGCTATTTGCGCTAATTATTTCAGTGTCAACTTTTTCCTCAGTCGGTGCCTCATTGCCAGAAATTACCGACCGTAGTCGTTCGACTAAACATGTTTTCCGGTTCGCAGACACCGTGCTAACACACTGTTGGTAGGCAGATTGTTCACCCACCATGATCAAAAAGTCACTTGCTCTAGTGACAGCTGTATATAACAAATTTCTTTGCAACATTCTGCTGAACTGACGAACCAGCGGCAAAATTACCATCTTAAATTCGCTACCCTGCGCTTTATGGATTGAAGTACAGTAAGCTAGCGTAAATTGTAACCACTCATTCTTTTGATAAGTAACTTCAACTTCATCGTAATCAATCGTAATTTGTGATGGTGAATCCTCATCTTTATTCTGTTTCATCGAAACGATTATCCCAATGTCACCATTGAAAACATTCTTTTCTGGATTGTTCTCCAGCTGCAAAACCTTATCACCAATTCTGTAAGTATGCTGCCGAATGGTCACCGACTTATTCGCATTTGGACTTTGCCATACATCTTGAATAGTGTCGTTCAACTTATCGATGCCTGCCCTACCGCGATACATCGGTGCGAGAACCTGAACATCCATTTTGCCAAATCCCTTATTCTTCGCGCGCTCAGTGACCTGTTGAACAACCGAAGCAATTTGATTCTCACCACAGGGAATAAATGACCGGTCACTCTGATTATTAGTAAAGTCAGTAGGTAACTGTCCTTGATGAATTTCGTGAGCCAGTGCAATGATTGATGAATGGGCATCTTGCCGATAAATCGTATCTAACTTCATGTACGGTACCGACTGCGAACTCAACAAATCATGGAACACTTGGCCAGGGCCGACAGATGGCAGTTGATCTTGATCCCCTACCAATACGACCTTCATGTGATTTGGAATTACACTAACTAACATCTTAAATAAGAATGTATCAACCATCGACATCTCGTCTATAATCAACAGTTCGCCATCAATATCTTTAGTTGCAGACGCATTTTCGCTGTCTGAGCGATTCAATCCAAGTAACCTATGAATGGTGCTGGCAGGCAATCCAGTGCTATCAGTCATATGTTTAGCAGCTCGACCGGTAGGTGCCGCTAAAATCACTGGAAACGGCTTATCCTTGTACTGATTAATATCCATCGAATAATCATTTAGCTCACAAAAGGTGTTCACAATTCCGTTAATAATTGTGGTTTTTCCAGTACCTGGTCCCCCTGTTAATAAGAAAACTGGAGACTTAATTGCATCTGTGATTGCATTGATTTGTGACTGATCATAATCAATCTGGTACTTTCTTTCAACTTTTCTAAGTTGCTTCTCGATTTGGGCATCCGTAAATGAAACCTCATCATTATTTTCAACAATTCGATTAAGGTGCTCAGCAATTTGAAACTCGGCTCGATAC is from Lentilactobacillus curieae and encodes:
- a CDS encoding ATP-dependent RecD-like DNA helicase, with protein sequence MAESLDLFDNPNEEKFVDGQLKAVFFASEDSFYKVVLIQVTNTNVSLPDDEVVVTGNFGDLLEDNAYHFTGRVVNHPKYGQQFQADNYSNLAKTTRGGVIKYLSGDKFPGVGEKTAEKIVDILGTDALNKIDRDPSVLDKVGLKAKLKKVIAENLELGDNLENIIIGLNSYGFSNQLSSVIYEKYHGDALSIISENPYKLVTDIPSIGFKKADAIALQNGFQIDSPQRIATGLMYSIDQLCVKNGDTYTTTGPVLQETTRLLESGGQGQIGADKIANGLIELAKSNQVIGENDKIFPANLYRAEFQIAEHLNRIVENNDEVSFTDAQIEKQLRKVERKYQIDYDQSQINAITDAIKSPVFLLTGGPGTGKTTIINGIVNTFCELNDYSMDINQYKDKPFPVILAAPTGRAAKHMTDSTGLPASTIHRLLGLNRSDSENASATKDIDGELLIIDEMSMVDTFLFKMLVSVIPNHMKVVLVGDQDQLPSVGPGQVFHDLLSSQSVPYMKLDTIYRQDAHSSIIALAHEIHQGQLPTDFTNNQSDRSFIPCGENQIASVVQQVTERAKNKGFGKMDVQVLAPMYRGRAGIDKLNDTIQDVWQSPNANKSVTIRQHTYRIGDKVLQLENNPEKNVFNGDIGIIVSMKQNKDEDSPSQITIDYDEVEVTYQKNEWLQFTLAYCTSIHKAQGSEFKMVILPLVRQFSRMLQRNLLYTAVTRASDFLIMVGEQSAYQQCVSTVSANRKTCLVERLRSVISGNEAPTEEKVDTEIISANSTEIATDTENEEQEPQNDGILTMKMIQENVVDPMIGMQKIKPTDFIEAK